The following are from one region of the Acidimicrobiales bacterium genome:
- a CDS encoding FHA domain-containing protein gives MNGDPGRAVIAVHGGEWVLEAGATLSFGRSATCDIRIGADDHGVSRRAGEFRRDGPSVVVVNTSDRVTLLVVDEFGMPHPVAPLRSHVIVGTPAQVVVQGSIRGYALAVRMTEAPPAAVPVVVADGEAPTTYEVELGPKDRLALLALFEGYLRPFPRYQPHPRTYAEAAERLGWRKAALTRRVDRIRERLTDAGVPNVVGDHGLDNLAQFVLTGRLLTPEDLPLLDAPPATDDD, from the coding sequence GTGAACGGCGACCCGGGCCGAGCCGTCATCGCCGTTCACGGCGGCGAGTGGGTGCTCGAGGCCGGCGCCACCCTCAGCTTCGGCCGCAGCGCCACCTGCGACATCCGCATCGGGGCCGACGACCACGGCGTGTCCCGGCGGGCCGGCGAGTTCCGGAGGGACGGCCCGTCGGTCGTCGTCGTCAACACGAGCGACCGGGTGACGCTCCTCGTGGTCGACGAGTTCGGCATGCCCCACCCGGTCGCGCCGCTGCGGTCCCACGTGATCGTCGGCACCCCGGCCCAGGTCGTGGTGCAGGGGTCGATCCGGGGCTACGCCCTCGCCGTGCGCATGACCGAGGCCCCGCCGGCGGCCGTGCCCGTGGTCGTGGCCGACGGCGAGGCGCCGACGACCTACGAGGTCGAGCTCGGCCCCAAGGACCGGCTCGCCTTGCTCGCCCTCTTCGAGGGGTACCTGCGGCCGTTCCCCCGCTACCAGCCCCACCCGAGGACCTACGCCGAGGCGGCCGAGCGGCTGGGGTGGCGCAAGGCCGCGCTCACCCGGCGGGTCGACCGGATCAGGGAGCGGCTGACCGACGCGGGCGTGCCGAACGTGGTCGGCGACCACGGCCTCGACAACCTCGCCCAGTTCGTGCTGACCGGCCGGCTCCTCACGCCGGAGGACCTGCCGCTGCTCGACGCGCCCCCCGCGACCGACGACGACTGA
- a CDS encoding SURF1 family protein produces MRSLLTPRWLLSHVLVVALVVLMVNLGLWQLRRLDERRAANAAVEAALARPVEDVGAVVDAGAPFGDVDGVVWRRVTATGTYALDEQVLVRSRSYQGNPGSWVLTPLVLDDGTAVAVNRGWVPIGEEGPEGPPPPESAPPTGRVTVTGVLQATQERGRFGPTDPAEGRLVTLSRLDLGRLQQQVDEDLYPVALQLEASEPAQAGGLPVPVPLPETGDEGPHLGYAVQWFVFSTIAAVGYVVILRRQRAERAGRDERVPDWVS; encoded by the coding sequence GTGCGGTCGTTGCTCACCCCCCGGTGGCTGCTGTCGCACGTGCTCGTCGTCGCCCTCGTCGTGCTCATGGTCAACCTCGGGCTCTGGCAGCTCCGCCGGCTGGACGAGCGCCGGGCGGCCAACGCCGCCGTCGAGGCCGCGCTCGCCCGCCCGGTGGAGGACGTGGGCGCCGTGGTCGACGCCGGGGCGCCGTTCGGCGACGTCGACGGCGTGGTCTGGCGGCGGGTGACGGCCACCGGCACCTACGCCCTCGACGAGCAGGTGCTCGTGCGGTCCCGCAGCTACCAGGGCAACCCGGGGTCGTGGGTCCTCACCCCGCTCGTGCTCGACGACGGGACGGCGGTCGCCGTGAACCGGGGATGGGTGCCGATCGGGGAGGAGGGGCCGGAGGGCCCGCCCCCGCCCGAGAGCGCGCCGCCGACCGGTCGGGTCACGGTGACCGGCGTGCTCCAGGCGACCCAGGAGCGGGGCCGGTTCGGGCCCACCGACCCGGCGGAGGGCCGCCTGGTCACCCTGTCCCGGCTCGACCTCGGCCGCCTCCAGCAGCAGGTGGACGAGGACCTGTACCCGGTCGCCCTCCAGCTCGAGGCGTCCGAGCCGGCCCAGGCCGGCGGGCTGCCCGTGCCCGTCCCGCTCCCCGAGACCGGCGACGAGGGCCCTCACCTGGGCTACGCCGTGCAGTGGTTCGTGTTCTCGACGATCGCCGCCGTCGGCTACGTGGTCATCCTGCGCCGGCAGCGGGCCGAGCGCGCCGGGCGGGACGAGCGGGTGCCCGACTGGGTGTCGTGA
- a CDS encoding acyl-ACP desaturase, whose amino-acid sequence MVPDGFLHDLAPVAGQLLERHLSTAKEWFPHELVPWSRGRDFEPGEAWQAEDDLPDAVRSALFVNLLTEDNLPYYLRTISRMFSAADVWGEWAHRWTAEEGRHAIVIRDYLVVTRAVDPVALERGRMSQVSGAKVPEPAGPANGVVYVALQELATRIAHRNTGKLLSDRAGYDVMARVAADENLHYLFYRDLATAAFERDPSEMVIAVEQEVREFEMPGTGIPDFGHHAMAIARAGIYDLAIHADQILVPVVLRHWGLEGLEGLTPEAEQARDRLVRHIERVRKAGHRLAARRAEREQALAATG is encoded by the coding sequence ATGGTGCCGGACGGGTTCCTCCACGACCTCGCCCCGGTGGCCGGGCAGCTGCTCGAACGCCACCTCTCGACCGCCAAGGAATGGTTCCCGCACGAGCTCGTGCCGTGGAGCCGGGGCCGCGACTTCGAACCGGGCGAGGCCTGGCAGGCCGAGGACGACCTGCCCGACGCCGTGCGCAGCGCCCTGTTCGTCAACCTCCTCACCGAGGACAACCTCCCGTACTACCTGCGGACGATCTCCCGGATGTTCTCCGCCGCCGACGTGTGGGGCGAGTGGGCGCACCGCTGGACGGCCGAGGAGGGGCGGCACGCCATCGTGATCCGGGACTACCTGGTCGTCACCCGGGCCGTCGACCCCGTCGCGCTGGAGCGCGGGCGGATGTCGCAGGTGTCGGGGGCGAAGGTGCCCGAGCCGGCCGGCCCGGCCAACGGCGTCGTCTACGTCGCCCTCCAGGAGCTGGCCACCCGCATCGCCCACCGCAACACCGGCAAGCTGCTCTCGGACCGGGCCGGCTACGACGTGATGGCGAGGGTGGCCGCCGACGAGAACCTCCACTACCTCTTCTACCGGGACCTGGCGACGGCCGCCTTCGAGCGGGACCCGTCGGAGATGGTGATCGCCGTCGAGCAGGAGGTGCGCGAGTTCGAGATGCCGGGCACCGGCATCCCGGACTTCGGCCACCACGCCATGGCGATCGCGAGGGCCGGCATCTACGACCTCGCCATCCACGCCGACCAGATCCTCGTCCCCGTGGTGCTGCGGCACTGGGGGTTGGAGGGGCTGGAGGGCCTCACCCCGGAGGCCGAGCAGGCGAGGGACCGGCTCGTCCGCCACATCGAGCGGGTCCGCAAGGCCGGGCACCGCCTGGCCGCCCGGCGGGCCGAGCGGGAGCAGGCGCTGGCCGCGACCGGCTGA
- a CDS encoding TIGR03086 family metal-binding protein has protein sequence MEPLDALDRAVREFGRRVAEVGDDRWDAPSPCEGWSARDVVEHGIAGNRMSVLLLAGATAADAIAAVRAAPVGDDPVAAYDEAGRDMVDAFRAPGALSRTVHHPRGDITGEQFLGFRVGDLVIHAWDLARAIGADDRLDPALVEVVWRFMSPMAPFIGTIGIFGEGPSGTVADDADLQDRLLDLAGRRP, from the coding sequence ATGGAGCCGCTCGACGCCCTCGACCGGGCCGTCCGGGAGTTCGGCCGCCGGGTCGCCGAGGTCGGCGACGACCGGTGGGACGCGCCGTCGCCGTGCGAGGGCTGGTCGGCCCGCGACGTGGTCGAGCACGGCATCGCCGGCAACCGCATGTCGGTGCTGCTGCTGGCCGGGGCGACGGCCGCCGACGCCATCGCCGCCGTGCGGGCCGCCCCGGTCGGCGACGACCCCGTCGCCGCCTACGACGAGGCCGGCCGCGACATGGTCGACGCCTTCCGGGCGCCGGGCGCGCTGTCGAGGACGGTGCACCACCCGCGGGGCGACATCACCGGCGAGCAGTTCCTCGGCTTCCGGGTCGGCGACCTCGTCATCCACGCCTGGGACCTGGCCAGGGCGATCGGCGCCGACGACCGCCTCGACCCCGCCCTCGTCGAGGTCGTGTGGCGGTTCATGTCGCCGATGGCCCCGTTCATCGGCACGATCGGCATCTTCGGCGAGGGCCCGAGCGGCACCGTGGCCGACGACGCCGACCTCCAGGACCGCCTCCTCGACCTCGCCGGCCGCCGCCCCTGA
- a CDS encoding long-chain fatty acid--CoA ligase has product MRGLMQDHPLTVTHLFSRAERLFPDKTVVTAAPTGVERVAYGDWAARTRRLGGVFDRLGLSDDARVGTFAWNTARHLELYFAAPCTGRVLHTLNIRLFPEQVTYIVNHAEDEVIFVDRSLLPLLWPLVPSFETVRHFVVMDDGGMRAPGAPPAEVPDDDRVLDYEELLAAAEPVEFHVEDEWRAASMCYTSGTTGNPKGVVYSHRSTFLHTMAVMEADGIGIRESDVVLPVVPMFHANAWGLAHAGVAVGADLVMPGPDLSPKAIADLIEHERVTIAAGVPTIWMGVLPELKGRDVSCLRAIPCGGSAVPKALSEAYREQVGLPILQAWGMTETSPVASVGTLRRAHHDLPEEEKADLRATIGRIAFGVDFRVVEPGTMTEVAWDGESSGELQVRGPWIAAAYYHHDDQGDSFTEDGWLRTGDVATVDKDGYLRLVDRTKDLVKSGGEWISSVELENELMSHPKIAEAAVIGVASEKWGERPIACVVVKPGEELGKEEVLDHLRARVAGWQVPDDVVFIDEVPKTSVGKFSKRTLRERFADLRLP; this is encoded by the coding sequence ATGCGTGGGCTCATGCAGGACCACCCGCTGACCGTCACCCACCTGTTCAGCCGGGCCGAGCGGCTGTTCCCCGACAAGACGGTGGTGACGGCGGCGCCCACCGGGGTCGAGCGGGTCGCCTACGGCGACTGGGCGGCGAGGACGAGGCGGCTCGGCGGCGTGTTCGACCGGCTGGGCCTGAGCGACGACGCCCGCGTCGGCACGTTCGCCTGGAACACGGCCCGCCACCTCGAGCTGTACTTCGCCGCGCCGTGCACCGGGCGGGTGCTGCACACGCTCAACATCCGGCTGTTCCCCGAGCAGGTCACCTACATCGTCAACCACGCCGAGGACGAGGTGATCTTCGTCGACCGGTCGCTGCTGCCGCTGCTGTGGCCGCTCGTGCCGAGCTTCGAGACCGTCCGCCACTTCGTGGTGATGGACGACGGCGGCATGCGGGCGCCCGGCGCCCCGCCGGCCGAGGTGCCCGACGACGACCGCGTGCTCGACTACGAGGAGCTGCTCGCCGCGGCCGAGCCGGTCGAGTTCCACGTCGAGGACGAGTGGCGGGCGGCGTCGATGTGCTACACGAGCGGCACCACCGGCAACCCGAAGGGCGTCGTCTACAGCCACCGGTCGACGTTCCTCCACACGATGGCGGTGATGGAGGCGGACGGGATCGGCATCCGCGAGTCCGACGTGGTCCTGCCGGTCGTCCCCATGTTCCACGCCAACGCCTGGGGCCTGGCCCACGCCGGCGTGGCCGTCGGCGCCGACCTCGTCATGCCCGGCCCCGACCTCAGCCCGAAGGCGATCGCCGACCTGATCGAGCACGAGCGGGTGACGATCGCGGCCGGCGTCCCGACCATCTGGATGGGCGTGCTGCCCGAGCTGAAGGGCAGGGACGTGTCGTGCCTACGGGCCATCCCGTGCGGCGGGTCGGCCGTGCCCAAGGCGCTGTCCGAGGCCTACCGCGAGCAGGTCGGCCTGCCGATCCTCCAGGCCTGGGGGATGACCGAGACCAGCCCGGTCGCCTCGGTCGGCACCCTCCGCCGGGCCCACCACGACCTGCCCGAGGAGGAGAAGGCCGACCTGCGGGCGACGATCGGGCGGATCGCGTTCGGGGTCGACTTCCGGGTGGTGGAGCCCGGCACGATGACCGAGGTGGCCTGGGACGGCGAGTCGAGCGGCGAGCTCCAGGTGCGGGGCCCGTGGATCGCCGCCGCCTACTACCACCACGACGACCAGGGCGACTCGTTCACCGAGGACGGCTGGCTGCGCACCGGCGACGTCGCCACGGTGGACAAGGACGGCTACCTACGGCTGGTGGACCGGACCAAGGACCTCGTGAAGTCGGGCGGGGAGTGGATCAGCTCGGTCGAGCTCGAGAACGAGCTCATGTCCCACCCGAAGATCGCCGAGGCGGCCGTCATCGGGGTGGCCTCGGAGAAGTGGGGCGAGCGCCCGATCGCCTGCGTGGTCGTGAAGCCGGGGGAGGAGCTGGGCAAGGAGGAGGTCCTCGACCACCTGCGGGCGAGGGTCGCCGGCTGGCAGGTGCCCGACGACGTGGTGTTCATCGACGAGGTGCCGAAGACCTCGGTCGGCAAGTTCTCGAAGCGCACCCTGCGCGAGCGCTTCGCCGACCTGCGCCTCCCGTAG
- a CDS encoding SDR family NAD(P)-dependent oxidoreductase, with translation MAGRGTAVVTGASAGIGAATARRLAAEGFDVAVGARREDRLRDVAAATGARWHRLDVEDPASVAEFCDWVGDVRVLVNSAGGALGTSPYEEADDGEWRWMYEVNVLGVLRMTRALLPRLEASGDGHVVTIGSIAGFEPYPGGAGYNASKAAVRATMKVLRMELLGRPVRVGQVDPGMVDTEFSLVRFAGDAERAAAVYRGMTPLVAEDVADCVAWMVTRPPHVNVDQVVVMPRDQAGAGRVHRRG, from the coding sequence ATGGCCGGACGGGGGACCGCGGTGGTGACCGGGGCGAGCGCGGGCATCGGGGCGGCGACGGCGCGGCGGCTCGCCGCCGAGGGGTTCGACGTCGCCGTCGGGGCCCGCCGGGAGGACCGCCTGAGGGACGTGGCCGCCGCCACCGGCGCCCGCTGGCACCGCCTCGACGTCGAGGACCCCGCCTCGGTGGCCGAGTTCTGCGACTGGGTCGGCGACGTCCGCGTGCTCGTGAACAGCGCCGGCGGGGCGCTCGGCACGAGCCCGTACGAGGAGGCCGACGACGGCGAGTGGCGGTGGATGTACGAGGTCAACGTCCTCGGCGTCCTTCGCATGACGAGGGCGCTGCTCCCCCGGCTCGAGGCGAGCGGCGACGGGCACGTCGTCACGATCGGCTCGATCGCCGGCTTCGAGCCCTATCCCGGCGGGGCGGGCTACAACGCGTCGAAGGCAGCCGTGCGGGCGACGATGAAGGTGCTGCGCATGGAGCTGCTCGGCCGGCCCGTCCGCGTCGGCCAGGTCGACCCCGGCATGGTCGACACGGAGTTCAGCCTCGTCCGCTTCGCCGGCGACGCCGAGCGGGCGGCCGCCGTCTACCGGGGGATGACCCCGCTCGTGGCCGAGGACGTCGCCGACTGCGTGGCCTGGATGGTGACCAGGCCGCCGCACGTGAACGTCGACCAGGTCGTGGTCATGCCGAGGGACCAGGCCGGCGCCGGCCGGGTGCACCGCCGTGGCTGA
- a CDS encoding dihydrodipicolinate synthase family protein has protein sequence MADPVFTGVGVALLTLFDERGDLDGPATGDLAARLAALGVRGVVVAGSTGEAATLSPDERDALLAAVRAAVPPGVAVVAGTGAPSARQAAELTRRAAAGGADAVLALSPPLADDPRPYYDEVAAAAGDVPVLAYHFPRASAPGIAVEALAGLPVRGLKDSTGDPARLLETLDRFPHPVWVGSSAVLALAGPVGCAGAILAAANLDPETAVAAFAGDAAAQRAMLPAHRAASSIRRLKAAVAERFATSPVARVAS, from the coding sequence GTGGCTGACCCCGTCTTCACCGGCGTGGGGGTCGCCCTCCTCACCCTGTTCGACGAGCGGGGCGACCTCGACGGCCCGGCGACCGGCGACCTGGCCGCCCGGCTGGCCGCCCTCGGCGTGCGGGGCGTGGTGGTCGCCGGCTCCACGGGCGAGGCGGCCACCCTCTCCCCCGACGAGCGGGACGCGCTGCTCGCCGCCGTGCGGGCCGCCGTGCCGCCCGGGGTGGCCGTCGTCGCCGGGACCGGGGCCCCGTCGGCCCGCCAGGCGGCCGAGCTCACCAGGCGGGCGGCGGCCGGCGGGGCCGACGCCGTGCTCGCCCTGTCCCCGCCCCTCGCCGACGACCCCCGCCCCTACTACGACGAGGTGGCCGCCGCGGCCGGCGACGTGCCCGTGCTCGCCTACCACTTCCCGAGGGCGTCGGCCCCCGGCATCGCCGTCGAGGCCCTCGCCGGCCTGCCCGTGCGCGGGCTGAAGGACTCGACCGGCGACCCGGCCCGCCTGCTCGAGACCCTCGACCGCTTCCCGCACCCGGTGTGGGTCGGCTCGTCGGCCGTGCTCGCCCTGGCCGGCCCGGTCGGCTGCGCCGGCGCCATCCTCGCCGCCGCCAACCTCGACCCCGAGACGGCGGTGGCCGCCTTCGCCGGCGACGCCGCCGCGCAGCGGGCCATGCTCCCGGCCCACCGGGCGGCCTCCTCGATCCGCCGCCTGAAGGCCGCCGTCGCCGAGCGTTTCGCCACCTCCCCCGTCGCCCGCGTCGCCTCCTAG